The following proteins are co-located in the Streptomyces sp. NBC_01198 genome:
- a CDS encoding NAD(P)-dependent malic enzyme, translating into MATEIVNPRIAGNAGSDGDADDIPLDPVFALHRGGKMEITSTVPVRDAADLSLAYTPGVAEVCTAIAEQPELVHEYTWKSQVVAVVTDGTAVLGLGDIGPEASLPVMEGKAILFKQFGGVDAVPIALACTDVDEIVETVVRLAPSFGGVNLEDISAPRCFEIERRLIERLDIPVFHDDQHGTAVVTLAALRNAAKLTGRELGALRAVISGAGAAGVAIAKILVEAGIGDVALADRKGVVHQGRDDLNPVKRELASYTNRAGLTGSLESALAGADVFIGVSGGTVAESAVATMAEGAFVFAMANPTPEIHPEVAHRYAAVVATGRSDFPNQINNVLAFPGIFAGALQVRASAITEGMKLAAAVALADVVANELSAEHVIPSPFDTRVAPAVTAAVAAAARAEGVARR; encoded by the coding sequence GTGGCAACGGAGATCGTTAATCCGCGGATCGCCGGCAACGCCGGGAGCGACGGGGACGCCGACGACATCCCCCTCGATCCGGTGTTCGCCCTGCACCGCGGCGGCAAGATGGAGATCACCTCCACCGTCCCGGTCCGCGACGCGGCCGACCTGTCGCTGGCGTACACGCCGGGGGTGGCCGAGGTCTGCACGGCCATCGCGGAACAGCCGGAACTGGTGCACGAGTACACCTGGAAGTCACAGGTGGTCGCCGTCGTCACCGACGGGACCGCGGTGCTGGGGCTCGGGGACATCGGGCCCGAGGCGTCACTGCCGGTGATGGAGGGCAAGGCGATCCTCTTCAAGCAGTTCGGCGGGGTCGACGCCGTGCCCATCGCGCTGGCCTGCACCGACGTGGACGAGATCGTGGAGACCGTGGTCCGGCTCGCACCGTCCTTCGGCGGGGTGAACCTGGAGGACATCTCGGCGCCGCGCTGCTTCGAGATCGAACGGCGGCTGATCGAACGGCTCGACATCCCGGTCTTCCACGACGACCAGCACGGCACCGCGGTCGTCACACTCGCCGCGCTGCGCAACGCCGCCAAGCTGACGGGCCGTGAGCTCGGCGCGCTGCGCGCGGTCATCTCGGGCGCGGGCGCGGCCGGGGTCGCCATCGCGAAGATCCTGGTGGAGGCGGGGATCGGCGATGTCGCGCTGGCCGACCGCAAGGGCGTGGTCCACCAGGGCCGCGACGACCTCAACCCGGTCAAGCGCGAGCTGGCTTCGTATACGAACCGCGCCGGGCTGACCGGTTCGCTGGAGTCGGCACTGGCCGGCGCCGACGTCTTCATCGGCGTGTCGGGCGGTACGGTCGCCGAGTCGGCGGTCGCCACCATGGCCGAGGGCGCCTTCGTCTTCGCGATGGCCAACCCGACCCCGGAGATCCACCCGGAGGTCGCGCACCGCTACGCGGCAGTGGTCGCCACCGGGCGCAGCGACTTCCCCAACCAGATCAACAACGTGCTGGCCTTCCCCGGCATCTTCGCCGGCGCCCTCCAGGTCCGCGCCTCGGCCATCACCGAGGGCATGAAGCTCGCCGCGGCCGTGGCCCTGGCCGACGTGGTGGCGAACGAGCTGAGCGCGGAGCACGTGATCCCGTCGCCCTTCGATACCCGGGTCGCCCCCGCCGTGACCGCGGCGGTCGCGGCGGCCGCCCGCGCGGAGGGCGTCGCCCGCCGCTGA
- the trxA gene encoding thioredoxin — MTATAGTAATATATATATTATTATAGPAAGAGALSTVTDATFAAEVLAAEQPVLVEFTAAWCAPCRMIAPVLAEIAAEEAHRLRIVQLDVDTNPATQAAYGVLSMPTLLLFRAGEPVKVMVGARPKRRLLQELADVL, encoded by the coding sequence ATGACCGCCACCGCGGGAACCGCAGCCACTGCCACCGCCACCGCCACCGCCACCACCGCCACCACCGCCACCGCCGGCCCCGCGGCCGGTGCGGGCGCCCTGTCCACCGTGACCGACGCCACCTTCGCCGCCGAGGTGCTGGCCGCCGAGCAGCCGGTGCTTGTCGAGTTCACCGCCGCCTGGTGCGCGCCCTGCCGGATGATCGCGCCGGTCCTGGCGGAGATCGCGGCGGAGGAGGCGCACCGGCTGCGGATCGTCCAGCTGGACGTCGACACCAACCCCGCCACCCAGGCCGCCTACGGCGTGCTGTCCATGCCGACGCTGCTGCTCTTCCGCGCCGGTGAGCCGGTCAAGGTCATGGTGGGTGCCCGCCCGAAGCGCCGGCTGCTCCAGGAGCTCGCCGACGTGCTGTGA
- a CDS encoding MerR family transcriptional regulator, which yields MRIGELAERAGTTPRTLRYYESLGLLPPADRAGNGYRSYGEEHLRMLEQIRTLQEYGFGLEETRPFVECLRAGHPAGDTCAASLAVYRSKLAEIDAWVDRLTSVRAEVAAQLLRAEREAGAGPRADAVPLCELTAAPAEAGRHDEGTLPP from the coding sequence ATGCGCATCGGCGAACTCGCGGAACGCGCCGGCACCACGCCGCGAACGCTCCGCTACTACGAATCCCTGGGCCTGCTGCCGCCGGCCGACCGGGCGGGCAACGGCTACCGCAGCTACGGCGAGGAGCACCTGCGGATGCTGGAGCAGATCCGCACCCTCCAGGAGTACGGCTTCGGCCTGGAGGAGACCCGGCCGTTCGTGGAGTGCCTGCGCGCCGGGCACCCGGCGGGGGACACCTGCGCCGCCTCGCTGGCGGTCTACCGCAGCAAGCTCGCGGAGATCGACGCCTGGGTGGACCGGCTGACGTCGGTACGCGCCGAGGTCGCCGCCCAACTGCTGCGGGCGGAGCGGGAGGCGGGTGCGGGACCGCGGGCCGATGCCGTACCGCTGTGTGAACTGACCGCCGCGCCGGCCGAGGCCGGGCGGCACGACGAGGGGACCCTTCCACCATGA
- a CDS encoding N-acetylmuramoyl-L-alanine amidase — translation MHRPNGPTRRRRTLTLAAALSLLAGLSVTAVTTGAARAADPQATRQAEFAAAAREFGVPLPVLEAVSYYETRWEAHAGQADAEAGYGPMNLTDLTAATLDADGLSTQSPRYADLLTAPAEHTAAAAAHLLGVDTAEVTGDETQNIRGGAALLASYAKGYSHGRLPRTVDGWYGAAARYSQSTEDKVARTFADGVWSTLAAGATRTTADGQLVTLAPVRRLHPDRGDVRKLGLTEVTPPRSSTPAECPKSLHCDVIPGAYTLLAPSNLADYGSHDLADRPNGDLDVRYITLHSTDETYDGTLDLFRDPTYAAGAHYVVRSQDGQVTQMIPTKDIAWDSANRSIYQHSVAIEQEGWATHGAAWFSENLYRSTASLVRYLAAKYDIPLDRAHILGHDNVPGGTEAGIATQHWDPGPGWDWEHFFDLLGAPIRATAKAGSDVVAIKPGYARNPQTTTYCDDVQGYKQFPGPYRSFDCPVTSADAPASFVPLHTAPSTTAPLVADPYLHPDGSAGTSAMNDWGDKAPAGEQYVVADRVPGWTAIWWGGTEAWLQDSAAHPATVPVKAARIVPKAGAASIPVYTTAYPEASVYPPDFVAFEGGAPRPQLARAKYSIKAGQSYVAGGPAVATDSYFAIYYDGSAPYDQHDFVGTTKVYEIVYNHRLAFVNAADVDLVPAAG, via the coding sequence ATGCACCGCCCGAACGGACCCACCCGCCGCCGGCGCACCCTGACGCTGGCCGCCGCCCTGTCCCTGCTGGCCGGTCTGTCGGTGACCGCCGTGACCACCGGCGCGGCGCGGGCCGCCGACCCGCAGGCCACCCGGCAGGCGGAATTCGCCGCGGCGGCACGGGAGTTCGGCGTACCGCTGCCCGTACTCGAAGCGGTGTCGTACTACGAGACCCGCTGGGAGGCGCACGCCGGGCAGGCCGACGCCGAGGCGGGCTACGGCCCGATGAACCTCACCGACCTGACCGCGGCGACGCTTGACGCGGACGGGCTGAGCACCCAGTCACCGCGCTACGCCGACCTGCTGACCGCCCCCGCCGAGCACACCGCGGCGGCCGCGGCCCACCTGCTCGGCGTGGACACCGCGGAGGTGACCGGCGACGAGACGCAGAACATCCGCGGCGGCGCGGCCCTGCTCGCCTCGTACGCGAAGGGCTACAGCCACGGCAGGCTGCCGCGCACCGTCGACGGCTGGTACGGCGCCGCGGCCCGCTACAGCCAGTCCACCGAGGACAAGGTCGCCCGGACCTTCGCCGACGGCGTGTGGTCCACGCTGGCCGCCGGGGCCACCCGCACCACCGCGGACGGCCAGCTCGTCACCCTGGCGCCGGTCCGCCGGCTGCACCCGGACCGCGGCGACGTGCGCAAGCTGGGCCTGACCGAGGTCACCCCGCCCAGGAGCAGCACCCCGGCGGAATGCCCCAAGTCGCTGCACTGCGACGTCATCCCGGGCGCCTACACGCTGCTCGCCCCGTCGAACCTCGCCGACTACGGCAGCCACGACCTCGCCGACCGCCCCAACGGCGACCTCGACGTCCGCTACATCACCCTGCACAGCACCGACGAGACCTACGACGGCACCCTCGACCTCTTCCGCGACCCGACCTACGCGGCCGGCGCCCACTACGTCGTCAGGTCGCAGGACGGCCAGGTCACCCAGATGATCCCGACCAAGGACATCGCCTGGGACAGCGCCAACCGCTCCATCTACCAGCACTCCGTGGCCATCGAGCAGGAGGGCTGGGCGACGCACGGCGCCGCCTGGTTCAGCGAGAACCTCTACCGCTCGACCGCCTCGCTGGTGCGCTACCTGGCCGCGAAGTACGACATCCCGCTGGACCGCGCGCACATCCTCGGCCATGACAACGTGCCCGGCGGCACCGAGGCCGGGATCGCCACCCAGCACTGGGACCCGGGACCGGGCTGGGACTGGGAGCACTTCTTCGACCTGCTCGGCGCCCCGATCCGGGCGACCGCCAAGGCGGGCAGCGATGTCGTGGCGATCAAGCCGGGCTACGCGCGCAACCCGCAGACCACGACCTACTGCGACGACGTCCAGGGCTACAAGCAGTTCCCCGGCCCCTACCGCAGCTTCGACTGCCCGGTGACGTCGGCGGACGCGCCCGCCTCCTTCGTCCCGCTGCACACCGCGCCCAGCACCACCGCGCCACTGGTCGCCGACCCCTACCTGCACCCCGACGGTTCCGCCGGGACCAGCGCGATGAACGACTGGGGCGACAAGGCCCCGGCCGGTGAGCAGTACGTCGTCGCCGACCGCGTACCCGGCTGGACGGCGATCTGGTGGGGCGGCACCGAGGCCTGGCTGCAGGACTCCGCCGCGCACCCCGCGACCGTGCCGGTGAAGGCCGCCCGCATCGTCCCCAAGGCGGGGGCGGCGTCCATCCCCGTCTACACCACGGCATACCCGGAAGCCTCGGTCTACCCGCCCGACTTCGTCGCCTTCGAGGGCGGCGCCCCGCGCCCGCAGCTGGCCCGCGCCAAATACTCGATCAAGGCCGGGCAGTCCTACGTCGCGGGAGGTCCGGCCGTCGCCACGGACTCGTACTTCGCGATCTACTACGACGGGTCGGCTCCCTACGACCAGCACGACTTCGTCGGGACGACGAAGGTCTACGAGATCGTCTACAACCACCGGCTGGCGTTCGTGAACGCCGCCGACGTGGACCTGGTCCCGGCCGCCGGCTGA
- a CDS encoding FxsB family cyclophane-forming radical SAM/SPASM peptide maturase, producing MIEIPLINTPATAAEWPDLAVVDAALADPSWRPLPFTQFVVKVHGRCNLACDYCYIYEMADQSWRAKPMAMARETVDRTAYRITEHLTAHRDELSQVIVTFLGGEALLVGADELDYAATAFRAAMPAGIEAILSVTTNGVLLDDPRMLAVLEKHDIKVTLSLDGARDAHDRHRTYANGKGSFDAVMRGVEALRKVATVPDRLRNVLCVVDIENDPLETYEALAAVGAPLVDFLLPLDDWEHTPPGWTGDKGGTAYADWLIPIFERWYRTVPMPTSVRFFDSIIGLVLGGHSTTEAVGLEDFQSLTIDTDGSIELIDALKSTFQDAPLTGLDVFGNAFDEARLHPGVVARQRGVAGLSPTCRSCSLRDICGGGQYTNRYRAGTGFLNPTVYCTDQAKLITHIRDQVLADVERLRAGAPLDVHS from the coding sequence TTGATTGAAATACCGCTGATCAACACGCCTGCCACGGCCGCGGAATGGCCGGACCTCGCGGTGGTCGACGCGGCTTTGGCCGATCCGTCCTGGCGGCCGCTTCCTTTCACGCAGTTCGTCGTCAAGGTGCACGGCCGGTGCAATCTCGCCTGCGATTACTGCTACATCTACGAGATGGCGGACCAGAGCTGGCGGGCCAAGCCGATGGCGATGGCCCGCGAGACGGTCGACAGGACCGCGTACCGGATCACCGAGCATCTGACCGCCCACCGCGACGAGCTGTCGCAGGTGATCGTCACCTTCCTCGGCGGCGAGGCGCTGCTGGTCGGGGCGGACGAGCTGGACTACGCGGCCACCGCCTTCCGGGCCGCCATGCCGGCCGGCATCGAGGCGATCCTGTCGGTGACCACCAACGGCGTCCTGCTGGACGACCCGCGCATGCTCGCCGTGCTGGAGAAGCACGACATCAAGGTCACCCTCAGCCTGGACGGCGCGCGCGACGCGCACGACCGGCACCGCACGTATGCGAACGGCAAGGGCAGTTTCGACGCGGTCATGCGGGGCGTGGAGGCGCTGCGCAAGGTGGCGACCGTCCCGGACCGGCTGCGGAACGTGCTGTGCGTGGTCGACATCGAGAACGACCCACTGGAGACGTACGAGGCGCTCGCGGCGGTCGGCGCCCCGCTGGTGGACTTCCTGCTGCCGCTGGACGACTGGGAGCACACCCCGCCGGGATGGACCGGGGACAAGGGCGGGACCGCGTACGCCGACTGGCTGATCCCGATCTTCGAGCGGTGGTACCGCACCGTCCCGATGCCGACGAGCGTCCGGTTCTTCGACAGCATCATCGGTCTGGTGCTCGGCGGGCACAGCACCACCGAGGCGGTGGGCCTGGAGGACTTCCAGTCGCTGACGATCGACACGGACGGTTCGATCGAGCTGATCGACGCGCTGAAGTCCACCTTCCAGGACGCGCCGCTGACCGGTCTCGACGTCTTCGGCAACGCCTTCGACGAGGCGCGCCTGCACCCCGGTGTCGTCGCACGCCAGCGCGGCGTCGCCGGCCTCTCGCCGACCTGCCGGAGCTGTTCGCTGCGGGACATCTGCGGCGGCGGGCAGTACACCAACCGCTACCGGGCGGGCACCGGCTTCCTCAACCCGACGGTGTACTGCACCGACCAGGCCAAGCTGATCACCCACATCCGCGACCAGGTGCTCGCGGACGTGGAGCGCCTCAGAGCCGGCGCGCCGCTCGACGTCCACAGCTGA
- a CDS encoding MurR/RpiR family transcriptional regulator, whose protein sequence is MHQIVQESPTDRSGDATASSDSADALTAMVRGLLPSLTPAAARIASLIVEDPAQVARSTISELSALAGTSESSIVRTARALGFAGYPELRLALAASAARQAPRSTLSAGITPEDSAAEVIGKIVHTESQAVQETASQLDPAELDQAVLAVCGGGQLHIAGVGASGLVAQDLQQKLARIGRPCHAHGDSQSALTSAVLLGPGDVFLAISHSGESRDVLEPLRRASAEGATTVVITNHPLSTAAGVADHVLVSAGRETTFRPGAMASRISQLVVVDCLFVCVAQRTFDTSSRALRLTHEALEGDRPG, encoded by the coding sequence GTGCACCAAATAGTCCAGGAGTCACCGACCGACCGATCAGGGGACGCCACAGCGTCCAGTGACTCGGCCGACGCGCTCACCGCCATGGTGCGGGGGCTGCTGCCCTCGCTCACCCCTGCCGCCGCCCGGATCGCCTCGCTCATCGTGGAGGACCCGGCGCAAGTCGCCCGCAGCACCATCTCCGAGTTGAGCGCGCTGGCCGGGACCAGCGAGTCGTCCATCGTGCGGACCGCTCGCGCGCTCGGCTTCGCCGGCTACCCCGAGCTGCGCCTGGCGCTGGCGGCGTCCGCGGCCCGGCAGGCGCCGCGCTCCACGCTGAGCGCCGGGATCACCCCGGAGGACTCGGCGGCGGAAGTCATCGGCAAGATCGTCCACACCGAGTCGCAGGCCGTCCAGGAGACGGCCAGTCAGCTCGATCCCGCGGAGCTGGACCAGGCGGTCCTCGCGGTCTGCGGCGGCGGCCAGCTGCACATCGCCGGGGTCGGCGCGTCGGGCCTGGTAGCGCAGGACCTCCAGCAGAAGCTGGCCCGCATCGGCCGGCCGTGCCACGCGCACGGCGACTCGCAGTCCGCGCTCACCAGCGCCGTGCTGCTGGGGCCGGGGGACGTCTTCCTCGCGATCTCGCACTCCGGCGAGAGCCGCGACGTGCTCGAACCGCTGCGCCGGGCCTCCGCCGAGGGGGCCACGACCGTGGTGATCACCAATCACCCGCTGTCGACGGCGGCGGGCGTGGCCGACCACGTCCTGGTCTCCGCGGGCCGCGAGACGACCTTCCGGCCGGGCGCGATGGCGTCCAGGATCAGCCAGCTGGTGGTGGTCGACTGCCTGTTCGTCTGCGTGGCGCAGCGGACCTTCGACACCTCCAGCCGCGCACTGCGCCTCACCCACGAGGCCCTGGAGGGCGACCGCCCCGGCTAG
- a CDS encoding 1-aminocyclopropane-1-carboxylate deaminase/D-cysteine desulfhydrase: protein MRAAPSLLDPQPPSPLTEVADDRLERHGVRLLLKRDDLIHPDLPGNKFRKLRLNLAAAVAGGHDTLLTFGGAYSNHLRAVAAAGRLLGLRTVGVVRGEELAGRPLNSSLAVAAADGMRLDFLDRATYRRKAEPEVLAALLARHGRAYLLPEGGSNAAAAMGCADLGRELRGAADVVAVACGTGGTLAGLAAGLGPGPEAGADGGLVGGTPAGAVAIGFPVLRGGAFLAADVLRLQQEAFGGRRGSWRLDDRFHHGGFARTSPALEGFAADFARRHGLDPERVYVAKMLHGVMTLAAEGAFPPGTRVAAVITG, encoded by the coding sequence GTGCGCGCCGCCCCCTCGCTCCTGGATCCGCAGCCGCCGTCGCCGCTGACCGAGGTCGCAGACGACCGGCTCGAACGGCACGGCGTGCGGCTGCTGCTCAAGCGGGACGACCTGATCCATCCGGATCTGCCGGGCAACAAGTTCCGCAAGCTGCGGCTGAATCTGGCCGCCGCCGTGGCGGGCGGGCACGACACGCTGCTGACCTTCGGCGGCGCCTACTCCAACCACCTGCGGGCGGTCGCGGCGGCCGGCCGGCTGCTCGGGCTGCGCACGGTCGGGGTGGTGCGGGGCGAGGAGCTGGCCGGGCGCCCGCTCAACTCCTCGCTGGCGGTGGCCGCCGCCGACGGCATGCGGCTGGACTTCCTCGACCGGGCGACGTACCGCCGCAAGGCCGAGCCGGAGGTGCTGGCCGCGCTGCTCGCCCGGCACGGCCGCGCCTACCTGCTGCCGGAGGGCGGCTCGAACGCGGCGGCGGCCATGGGATGCGCGGACCTGGGCAGGGAACTGCGCGGCGCCGCCGACGTGGTGGCGGTGGCCTGCGGCACGGGCGGCACGCTCGCCGGGCTGGCGGCGGGGCTGGGCCCGGGACCCGAGGCGGGGGCGGACGGCGGTCTGGTGGGCGGTACGCCGGCGGGTGCCGTCGCGATCGGCTTCCCGGTGCTGCGCGGGGGCGCGTTCCTGGCCGCGGACGTTCTGCGGCTCCAGCAGGAGGCGTTCGGCGGGCGGCGCGGGAGCTGGCGGCTCGACGACCGCTTCCATCACGGCGGCTTCGCCCGGACCAGCCCGGCGCTGGAGGGCTTCGCCGCCGACTTCGCCCGGCGGCACGGCCTGGACCCGGAGCGGGTCTACGTGGCCAAGATGCTGCACGGCGTCATGACGCTGGCCGCCGAGGGTGCCTTCCCGCCGGGTACCCGGGTGGCCGCGGTGATCACCGGGTGA
- a CDS encoding GNAT family N-acetyltransferase, which translates to MIRPATPADLPVLHALIRELADYERALSEARATEEQLRTALFGPDPVAHALIAADDTTGEPAGFALWFRNFSTWTGTAGLYLEDLYVRPQARGAGHGKALLAALAAICLERGWSRFEWAVLDWNEKALAVYRAVGALPQDGWTVQRLTGPALAALAAQGGAGLRSDNRTNSHAN; encoded by the coding sequence ATGATCCGCCCCGCGACCCCCGCCGACCTGCCGGTCCTGCACGCCCTGATCCGCGAACTCGCCGACTACGAGCGGGCGCTGAGCGAGGCGCGGGCCACCGAGGAGCAACTGCGTACCGCTCTCTTCGGCCCCGACCCGGTCGCCCACGCGCTGATCGCGGCCGACGACACCACCGGCGAGCCGGCCGGCTTCGCCCTGTGGTTCCGGAACTTCTCCACCTGGACCGGCACCGCGGGGCTGTATCTGGAGGATCTGTACGTACGCCCGCAGGCGCGCGGCGCGGGCCACGGCAAGGCGCTGCTGGCCGCGCTCGCGGCGATCTGCCTGGAGCGGGGCTGGTCGCGCTTCGAGTGGGCGGTGCTCGACTGGAACGAGAAGGCGCTGGCCGTCTACCGCGCCGTCGGCGCCCTGCCGCAGGACGGGTGGACCGTGCAGCGCCTGACCGGCCCGGCCCTGGCGGCGCTGGCCGCGCAGGGCGGCGCGGGGCTCCGGTCGGACAACCGGACGAACTCGCATGCGAATTGA